One stretch of Streptomyces peucetius DNA includes these proteins:
- a CDS encoding DUF2510 domain-containing protein has product MSMTTPPGWYPDPQAPHTERWWDGTAWTAHSRAAQAGDGAQGQAQPYGPGLSFGPPQPHTAAMPQAGDGGTGGGGNRRLIALAVAGVVLVAAVAGGAVLLGGDEGESTPEASPSSTAPAAPATADPENPGNSTGPSPTESNDATVLEDQLNGITLAIPDGWVRATSSLEEGATIYVDETYDCPAGGSSLCRHARVSSLAANAPSADTTAKTLAEQDVAEAAEAVYGEDRLGNRPHGGIESHKVLKSQNVAVAGKAGYLVRWRVVTGESTGGYVQTIAFPSPAGTGALMVVRFAFDAASSAPGLEVMDEIAASIRPAGDATGGGVGSSIGPG; this is encoded by the coding sequence ATGAGCATGACGACCCCTCCCGGCTGGTACCCGGATCCCCAGGCGCCCCACACCGAACGCTGGTGGGACGGCACGGCCTGGACCGCGCACTCCCGCGCGGCCCAGGCCGGCGACGGCGCGCAGGGGCAGGCCCAGCCGTACGGGCCGGGGCTGTCGTTCGGCCCCCCGCAGCCGCACACCGCTGCGATGCCGCAGGCGGGGGACGGCGGCACCGGAGGCGGCGGCAACAGGCGGCTGATCGCACTGGCCGTCGCGGGTGTGGTCCTCGTCGCCGCGGTCGCCGGCGGCGCCGTACTCCTCGGCGGGGACGAGGGCGAGTCCACCCCCGAGGCGTCCCCGAGCAGCACCGCACCGGCGGCCCCGGCGACGGCCGACCCGGAGAACCCGGGGAACAGCACCGGTCCGTCGCCCACCGAGTCGAACGACGCCACCGTCCTCGAGGACCAGCTCAACGGCATCACCCTCGCCATCCCGGACGGCTGGGTACGGGCGACCAGCTCCCTCGAGGAGGGCGCGACGATCTACGTGGACGAGACGTACGACTGCCCGGCGGGTGGGTCCTCACTGTGCCGGCATGCCCGTGTGTCCTCCCTGGCGGCCAACGCGCCGTCGGCGGACACCACGGCCAAGACCCTCGCCGAGCAGGACGTCGCCGAGGCCGCGGAGGCCGTGTACGGCGAGGACCGGCTCGGCAACCGCCCCCACGGCGGCATCGAGTCCCACAAGGTCCTCAAGTCGCAGAACGTCGCCGTCGCGGGCAAGGCGGGCTACCTGGTGCGCTGGCGGGTCGTCACCGGCGAGAGCACCGGCGGCTACGTCCAGACGATCGCCTTCCCGTCGCCCGCGGGCACCGGGGCGCTGATGGTCGTCCGCTTCGCCTTCGACGCGGCCTCCTCCGCACCCGGCCTCGAGGTGATGGACGAGATCGCGGCGAGCATCCGCCCCGCCGGTGACGCCACCGGCGGCGGCGTCGGCAGCAGCATCGGCCCCGGCTGA
- a CDS encoding 3-oxoacyl-ACP reductase, whose amino-acid sequence MTETPLCRRLEGRTAVITGAGSGIGLAAARRLASEGAKVVCGDIDETAGKAAADEVGGTFVRVDVTDAEQVEALFKAAYDTYGSVDVAFNNAGISPPDDDSILTTGIEAWRRVQEVNLTSVYLCCKAAIPYMQRQGRGSIINTASFVAIMGAATSQISYTASKGGVLAMSRELGVQFAREGIRVNALCPGPVNTPLLQELFAKDPERAARRLVHIPAGRFAEADEIAAAVAFLASDDSSFVNATDFLVDGGISGAYVTPL is encoded by the coding sequence ATGACCGAGACCCCGCTCTGCCGCCGCCTCGAAGGCCGCACCGCAGTGATCACCGGCGCCGGCAGCGGCATCGGCCTGGCGGCTGCGCGCCGGCTCGCCTCCGAAGGCGCGAAGGTCGTCTGCGGCGACATCGACGAGACCGCGGGCAAGGCCGCGGCCGACGAGGTCGGCGGCACCTTCGTACGCGTCGACGTCACCGACGCCGAGCAGGTCGAGGCGCTGTTCAAGGCGGCGTACGACACCTACGGCAGCGTCGACGTCGCCTTCAACAACGCCGGCATCTCGCCGCCCGACGACGACTCGATCCTCACCACCGGCATCGAGGCGTGGCGGCGCGTCCAGGAGGTCAACCTCACCTCCGTGTACCTCTGCTGCAAGGCCGCCATCCCCTACATGCAGCGCCAGGGCCGGGGCTCCATCATCAACACCGCGTCCTTCGTCGCCATCATGGGCGCCGCGACCTCGCAGATCTCGTACACGGCCTCCAAGGGCGGCGTGCTCGCCATGTCCCGCGAACTCGGCGTCCAGTTCGCCCGCGAGGGCATCCGCGTCAACGCCCTGTGCCCCGGCCCCGTCAACACGCCTCTCCTCCAGGAACTGTTCGCCAAGGACCCCGAGCGGGCCGCACGCCGTCTGGTGCACATCCCGGCCGGGCGGTTCGCGGAGGCCGACGAGATCGCCGCTGCCGTCGCCTTCCTCGCCAGCGACGACTCGTCGTTCGTCAACGCCACGGACTTCCTGGTCGACGGCGGGATCTCCGGCGCCTACGTGACCCCTCTGTAG
- a CDS encoding aldehyde dehydrogenase family protein: MAYTHHDVLDPATEEVVRTVLATTPAEVDAAVARAAKAQRLWAAAFPADRARLLRRFAVVVDDHIEELARLEVREAGHTIGNARWEAGNVRDLLDYAAGGVERLNGRQIPVPGGMNVTLLEPLGVVGVIAPWNFPMPIAAWGTAPALAAGNAVLLKPAETTPLTALRLAELALAAGLPEDLFQVLPGAGDVAGNALVEHPGVAKIVFTGSTRVGKSIMAKCADGVKRVTLELGGKSPNIVFADSDLDAAAAATPMSFLDNSGQDCCARTRILVQASVYDRFLGLLAPAVESVVVGDPSDEKTQMGPLISRAQLDRVRGYVPDDAKAIRGTAPGGPGFWFPPTVLTDVAPDAPAACEEVFGPVAVVLPFEDEEDAVRLANATEYGLSGSVWTRDVGRALRVAGAVRAGNLSVNSHSSVRYWTPFGGYKQSGLGRELGPDALTAFTETKNVFISTEA, from the coding sequence TTGGCGTACACGCACCACGACGTACTCGACCCGGCCACCGAAGAGGTCGTACGAACCGTCCTCGCGACCACGCCGGCCGAGGTGGACGCCGCAGTCGCCCGCGCCGCGAAGGCACAGCGGCTCTGGGCCGCCGCCTTCCCCGCCGACCGGGCCCGCCTGCTGCGCCGCTTCGCCGTGGTCGTCGACGACCACATCGAGGAACTGGCCCGCCTGGAGGTCCGCGAAGCCGGCCACACCATCGGCAACGCCCGGTGGGAGGCGGGCAACGTCCGCGATCTGCTCGACTACGCCGCCGGGGGAGTGGAGCGGCTGAACGGCCGTCAGATTCCCGTGCCCGGCGGCATGAACGTCACGCTGCTCGAACCCCTCGGTGTCGTCGGCGTGATCGCGCCCTGGAACTTCCCCATGCCGATCGCGGCCTGGGGCACCGCCCCCGCCCTCGCCGCCGGGAACGCCGTCCTGCTCAAGCCCGCCGAGACCACGCCCCTGACCGCCCTGCGCCTCGCGGAACTCGCCCTGGCGGCCGGCCTGCCGGAGGACCTCTTCCAGGTGCTGCCCGGAGCCGGCGACGTGGCCGGGAACGCGCTCGTCGAGCACCCCGGTGTGGCGAAGATCGTCTTCACCGGCTCCACCCGGGTCGGCAAGAGCATCATGGCCAAGTGCGCGGACGGCGTGAAGCGGGTGACCCTCGAACTCGGCGGCAAGAGCCCCAACATCGTCTTCGCCGACTCCGACCTGGACGCCGCCGCGGCCGCCACCCCCATGTCGTTCCTCGACAACAGCGGCCAGGACTGCTGCGCGCGCACCCGCATCCTCGTGCAGGCGTCGGTGTACGACCGGTTCCTCGGTCTGCTCGCCCCCGCCGTCGAGTCCGTCGTCGTCGGCGACCCGTCCGACGAGAAGACGCAGATGGGCCCGCTGATCTCACGTGCCCAACTGGACCGGGTGCGCGGCTATGTGCCCGACGACGCGAAGGCGATCCGGGGCACCGCGCCCGGCGGACCCGGCTTCTGGTTCCCGCCGACCGTGCTCACCGACGTCGCGCCCGACGCCCCCGCCGCCTGCGAAGAGGTCTTCGGGCCGGTCGCCGTCGTGCTTCCCTTCGAGGACGAGGAGGACGCCGTACGGCTCGCGAACGCCACCGAGTACGGGCTCTCCGGATCCGTCTGGACCCGCGACGTGGGCCGCGCCCTGCGCGTCGCCGGCGCCGTCCGCGCGGGCAACCTCTCCGTCAACTCCCACTCCAGCGTCCGCTACTGGACCCCGTTCGGCGGCTACAAGCAGTCCGGCCTGGGCCGGGAACTGGGCCCCGACGCCCTCACCGCTTTCACCGAGACCAAGAACGTCTTCATCAGCACGGAGGCCTGA
- a CDS encoding glutamine synthetase family protein: MADRQPPLALDELRALVASGEIDTVVLAFPDMQGRLQGKRFAAPFFLDEVLEHGTEGCNYLLAVDTEMNTVDGYEMSSWERGYGDFAMHPDLTTLRRIPWNEGTALVVADLAWNDGSPVVAAPRQILRRQLERLAEHGYTAHVGTELEFIVFKDTYEQAWDSGYRALTPANQYNIDYSVLGTGRIEPLLRRIRNEMTGAGLTVESAKGECNPGQHEIVFRYDEALVTCDQHAVYKTGAKEIAAQEGVSLTFMAKYNEREGNSCHIHLSLQDADGRGVMAGDGPGGMSPVMRHFLAGQLAALRDFSLLYAPTVNSYKRFRPGSFAPTAVAWGYDNRTCALRIVGHGRSLRFENRLPGGDVNPHLAVAALVAAGLHGIEQQLELPDACTGNAYSADYEHVPTTLREAAELWETSPIAKAAFGDEVVAHYRNMARVELDAFDSAVTDWELRRSFERM; this comes from the coding sequence GTGGCAGACCGACAACCACCGCTCGCCCTCGACGAGCTGCGGGCCCTCGTCGCGAGCGGCGAGATCGACACCGTCGTCCTGGCCTTCCCCGACATGCAGGGACGTCTCCAGGGAAAGCGGTTCGCCGCCCCCTTCTTCCTCGACGAGGTCCTCGAGCACGGCACCGAGGGCTGCAACTACCTCCTTGCCGTCGACACCGAGATGAACACGGTCGACGGATACGAGATGTCGTCCTGGGAACGCGGCTACGGCGACTTCGCCATGCACCCGGATCTCACCACGCTGCGCCGGATTCCCTGGAACGAGGGCACCGCACTCGTCGTCGCCGACCTGGCGTGGAACGACGGCTCACCCGTCGTCGCCGCCCCCCGCCAGATCCTCCGCCGCCAGCTGGAACGCCTCGCGGAGCACGGATACACGGCGCACGTCGGCACCGAGCTCGAGTTCATCGTCTTCAAGGACACCTACGAACAGGCCTGGGACAGCGGATACCGCGCCCTCACCCCGGCCAACCAGTACAACATCGACTACTCCGTCCTCGGCACCGGCCGCATCGAGCCCCTGCTGCGCCGCATCCGCAACGAGATGACCGGCGCCGGCCTGACCGTCGAGTCAGCCAAGGGCGAGTGCAACCCCGGCCAGCACGAGATCGTCTTCCGCTACGACGAGGCCCTCGTCACCTGCGACCAGCACGCCGTCTACAAGACCGGCGCGAAGGAGATCGCCGCCCAGGAGGGCGTCTCGCTCACCTTCATGGCCAAGTACAACGAGCGCGAGGGCAACTCCTGCCACATCCACCTCTCGCTCCAGGACGCCGACGGCCGGGGCGTCATGGCCGGCGACGGCCCGGGCGGGATGTCCCCCGTCATGCGCCACTTCCTCGCGGGCCAGCTCGCGGCGCTGCGGGACTTCTCGCTGCTGTACGCGCCGACCGTCAACTCCTACAAGCGGTTCCGGCCCGGTTCCTTCGCCCCCACCGCCGTCGCCTGGGGATACGACAACCGCACCTGCGCCCTGCGGATCGTCGGCCACGGACGCTCCCTGCGGTTCGAGAACCGGCTGCCCGGCGGTGACGTCAACCCGCACCTGGCCGTCGCCGCCCTCGTCGCCGCCGGTCTGCACGGCATCGAGCAGCAGCTCGAACTGCCGGACGCCTGCACCGGAAACGCCTACTCCGCCGACTACGAACACGTCCCCACCACCCTGCGCGAGGCCGCCGAGCTCTGGGAGACCAGCCCGATCGCCAAGGCCGCCTTCGGCGACGAGGTCGTCGCCCACTACCGCAACATGGCGCGCGTCGAACTCGACGCCTTCGACTCCGCGGTGACCGACTGGGAGCTCCGCCGCTCCTTCGAACGCATGTGA
- a CDS encoding FadR/GntR family transcriptional regulator, producing the protein MTKTEGTTDGPADRLTPVLRPVRAGNGFEEALEQILQLLRLGLVPGGERLPAERELAERMGISRVTLREVLKVLTDQGLVESRRGRYGGTFVLHRPDSTGEEELRRRVADVDVEDTLRFREVLEVGAAGLCAAHGLTEQGARQLRTALTATHDAPLQEYRRQDTLLHLTLAELSGSASLTAQYAAVRAELNDLLDCIPLLVRNLEHSQHQHTALVEAVLDGDPDAAREVMREHCEGTAALLRGFLP; encoded by the coding sequence GTGACGAAGACAGAGGGGACGACGGACGGGCCCGCGGACCGGCTGACGCCCGTGCTGCGCCCCGTACGCGCGGGCAACGGCTTCGAGGAGGCGCTCGAACAGATCCTTCAGCTGCTGCGCCTCGGACTGGTCCCGGGCGGGGAGCGGCTGCCGGCGGAACGGGAGCTGGCCGAGCGCATGGGCATCAGCCGGGTCACCCTCCGCGAAGTGCTCAAGGTCCTCACCGACCAGGGCCTGGTGGAGAGCCGGCGCGGCCGCTACGGCGGAACGTTTGTCCTCCACCGCCCCGACAGCACCGGCGAGGAGGAGCTGCGGCGCCGGGTCGCGGACGTGGACGTGGAGGACACCCTGCGCTTCCGCGAGGTGCTGGAGGTGGGCGCGGCCGGGCTGTGCGCCGCCCACGGCCTGACGGAGCAAGGGGCACGGCAGTTGCGGACCGCGCTGACCGCGACGCACGACGCCCCCTTGCAGGAGTACCGCAGGCAGGACACGCTGCTCCATCTGACGCTGGCCGAACTGTCCGGCTCCGCCTCGCTCACCGCCCAGTACGCGGCGGTGCGGGCCGAGCTGAACGATCTGCTCGACTGCATCCCGCTGCTGGTGCGGAATCTGGAGCACTCGCAGCACCAGCACACGGCCCTCGTCGAGGCGGTGCTGGACGGCGATCCGGACGCGGCGCGCGAGGTGATGCGCGAGCACTGCGAGGGGACGGCGGCGCTGCTGCGGGGCTTCCTGCCGTGA